One window of Salminus brasiliensis chromosome 16, fSalBra1.hap2, whole genome shotgun sequence genomic DNA carries:
- the rnf34b gene encoding E3 ubiquitin-protein ligase RNF34 isoform X2, translating to MWASCCGLLNEVIGTGSVRGQQPGFGGAAGPFRFAPSAGYSTYPPTPSPAAATTGLVCKACGLAFSVFRRKHVCSDCKKSFCSLCSVLQENLRRCVTCHLLWGTAFQRRRLMRLRVKDLRQYLRLRNISTDTCREKEDLVELVLRHLGAELQPPEDQEEEEEEEEEEEEEAESDTLHLAPPIALSPPPAARSASQQSVSALSVSASQGETPSPSNSSGTSQEQGDNLSVSLLTLEPSERLLESSPVVQRRARASLSDLAREEDIEALTVRQLKEILARNFVNFSGCCEKWELVERVHRLYRENQLNRRSMENVSSNITAVVAYPPPVCDGGAADAGSVAPLGSVDENLCRICMDAVIDCVLLECGHMVTCTKCGKRMNECPICRQYVVRAVHVFKS from the exons ATGTGGGCGTCCTGCTGTGGCTTGCTGAATGAGGTGATTGGTACAGGGTCAGTGCGGGGGCAGCAGCCAGGTTTCGGGGGGGCCGCTGGACCTTTCCGTTTTGCCCCGAGTGCCGGATACTCCACCTACCCCCCAACCCCCAGCCCCGCCGCCGCCACCACCGGCCTGGTGTGTAAAGCCTGCGGACTCGCCTTCTCCGTCTTCAGACGCAAG CACGTGTGTTCGGACTGTAAGAAGAGCTTCTGTTCGCTGTGCTCGGTGCTGCAGGAGAACCTGCGCAGGTGTGTTACCTGTCACCTGTTGTGGGGAACAGCGTTCCAGCGGCGGCGTCTGATGCGTCTGCGTGTGAAGGACCTGCGGCAGTACCTTCGCCTGCGCAATATCAGCACCGACACCTGCAGGGAGAAGGAGGACCTGGTGGAGCTGGTACTCAGACATCTGGGGGCTGAGCTTCAGCCACCTGAAgaccaggaggaggaggaggaagaagaagaggaggaagaggaggaggcagaGTCAGACACCCTGCACCTGGCTCCACCCATAGCCCTGTCACCGCCCCCTGCAGCACGCTCTGCCTCACAGCAGTCTGTCTCTGCACTGTCAGTCTCCGCCTCTCAGGGAGAAACACCCAGCCCCAGCAACAGCTCAGGAACCAGCCag GAACAGGGGGATAATCTGTCCGTCTCTCTGCTGACCCTGGAACCCAGTGAACGTTTACTAGAG tcCAGTCCCGTGGTGCAGCGGCGTGCGCGGGCCTCTCTCTCTGATCTGGCCCGTGAGGAGGATATCGAGGCTCTGACGGTCCGGCAGCTGAAGGAGATCCTGGCACGGAACTTTGTGAATTTCTCGGGATGCTGTGAGAAGTGGGAGCTGGTGGAGCGAGTGCACCGGCTGTACCGGGAGAACCAACTCAACCGCAGATCCA TGGAGAATGTGAGCAGCAACATCACTgcag TCGTGGCCTATCCTCCCCCCGTATGTGACGGAGGAGCTGCAG ATGCTGGTTCCGTGGCTCCACTGGGCTCTGTGGATGAGAACCTGTGCCGTATCTGTATGGACGCTGTGATCGACTGTGTCCTGCTGGAATGTGGTCACATGGTCACCTGCACCAAGTGTGGGAAGAGGATGAACGAGTGTCCGATCTGCAGGCAGTACGTCGTCCGAGCCGTGCACGTCTTCAAGTCCTAA
- the rnf34b gene encoding E3 ubiquitin-protein ligase RNF34 isoform X1, translated as MKAGASSMWASCCGLLNEVIGTGSVRGQQPGFGGAAGPFRFAPSAGYSTYPPTPSPAAATTGLVCKACGLAFSVFRRKHVCSDCKKSFCSLCSVLQENLRRCVTCHLLWGTAFQRRRLMRLRVKDLRQYLRLRNISTDTCREKEDLVELVLRHLGAELQPPEDQEEEEEEEEEEEEEAESDTLHLAPPIALSPPPAARSASQQSVSALSVSASQGETPSPSNSSGTSQEQGDNLSVSLLTLEPSERLLESSPVVQRRARASLSDLAREEDIEALTVRQLKEILARNFVNFSGCCEKWELVERVHRLYRENQLNRRSMENVSSNITAVVAYPPPVCDGGAADAGSVAPLGSVDENLCRICMDAVIDCVLLECGHMVTCTKCGKRMNECPICRQYVVRAVHVFKS; from the exons gccgGGGCGTCCTCTATGTGGGCGTCCTGCTGTGGCTTGCTGAATGAGGTGATTGGTACAGGGTCAGTGCGGGGGCAGCAGCCAGGTTTCGGGGGGGCCGCTGGACCTTTCCGTTTTGCCCCGAGTGCCGGATACTCCACCTACCCCCCAACCCCCAGCCCCGCCGCCGCCACCACCGGCCTGGTGTGTAAAGCCTGCGGACTCGCCTTCTCCGTCTTCAGACGCAAG CACGTGTGTTCGGACTGTAAGAAGAGCTTCTGTTCGCTGTGCTCGGTGCTGCAGGAGAACCTGCGCAGGTGTGTTACCTGTCACCTGTTGTGGGGAACAGCGTTCCAGCGGCGGCGTCTGATGCGTCTGCGTGTGAAGGACCTGCGGCAGTACCTTCGCCTGCGCAATATCAGCACCGACACCTGCAGGGAGAAGGAGGACCTGGTGGAGCTGGTACTCAGACATCTGGGGGCTGAGCTTCAGCCACCTGAAgaccaggaggaggaggaggaagaagaagaggaggaagaggaggaggcagaGTCAGACACCCTGCACCTGGCTCCACCCATAGCCCTGTCACCGCCCCCTGCAGCACGCTCTGCCTCACAGCAGTCTGTCTCTGCACTGTCAGTCTCCGCCTCTCAGGGAGAAACACCCAGCCCCAGCAACAGCTCAGGAACCAGCCag GAACAGGGGGATAATCTGTCCGTCTCTCTGCTGACCCTGGAACCCAGTGAACGTTTACTAGAG tcCAGTCCCGTGGTGCAGCGGCGTGCGCGGGCCTCTCTCTCTGATCTGGCCCGTGAGGAGGATATCGAGGCTCTGACGGTCCGGCAGCTGAAGGAGATCCTGGCACGGAACTTTGTGAATTTCTCGGGATGCTGTGAGAAGTGGGAGCTGGTGGAGCGAGTGCACCGGCTGTACCGGGAGAACCAACTCAACCGCAGATCCA TGGAGAATGTGAGCAGCAACATCACTgcag TCGTGGCCTATCCTCCCCCCGTATGTGACGGAGGAGCTGCAG ATGCTGGTTCCGTGGCTCCACTGGGCTCTGTGGATGAGAACCTGTGCCGTATCTGTATGGACGCTGTGATCGACTGTGTCCTGCTGGAATGTGGTCACATGGTCACCTGCACCAAGTGTGGGAAGAGGATGAACGAGTGTCCGATCTGCAGGCAGTACGTCGTCCGAGCCGTGCACGTCTTCAAGTCCTAA